Part of the Sporosarcina sp. FSL K6-2383 genome is shown below.
CGGATATCTGAGCGCATTTTCAAACGTAACTTAGCATCCAAATTGGAAAGAGGTTCATCCATGAGCAGCAAACCTGGATGAATGACGACTGCCCGCGCAAGTGCAATCCGCTGTTGCTGACCACCACTCATTTGAGCTGGCTGTCGATCCTTAAATTGAGTAAGCTCAACCATTTCCAATGCTTCCATCACACGACGTTGAATTTCAGCTTTTTTGATTTTCCTTGCTTTCAAACCGTACGCAACATTATCAAAGACGGACATATGCGGGAAAATAGCATAGCTTTGAAACACCATTCCAATGTTTCGATCATGCGCGGGTAAATCGTTAATACACGTTTCTCCAAAATAAATATCGCCTTCATCTTGACGATAAAAACCTGCCAACGCACGCAATAATGTCGTTTTCCCACATCCACTTGGCCCAAGCAATGTGAAGAACTCTCCCTCTTGAATATGGATGTCAGCATTATTAACGGCCTTCATATCTCCAAAATATTTTGTCACTCCATCAATTCGAACGTCAGTCACAATAATCTTCCTCCTATCAATTGCGCCTCGGCGTAATTGCGTTAGGATTTTGAATTGCGCGCAGCACAATTCACACCCTTCAAAATCCTTAACATCCGCCGGAGGCTTAACTTGAATCAGCAACTGTATTTGTACTGAAAGCAAAGCGTCAGTACAGGGAGTTTGAACTCCCTCTGATTGAAATGCTTTTCTGTCATTCATCCAGCACTTATAGAAGTGGGAACTTCTGCTGAATCAAGTTAAACAAAGAAAGAATCGTTTACACCAACGATTCTTTCTCCTTTACCTTCCATAAACAATCACATTTCTACTTTCTTATTTACCTATAATGATATCTTGAAACTTTTTCATAACATCGGCTTGATTGTCTGCTGCCCAGCTAAAATCATAATCTACAAGTGGAATATCCTTAGAAGGAATTAACCCTTCTGGCGCAGCCACATCGTCAAGAATAGAACGTCTATTAAATTCCTTCACAATGATTTCTTGAACATCTTTACTCGCTAAAAAGTCTAAGAATTGTTGTGCATTTTCTTCGTTTTTAGCTCCTTTAATTAATGCCATACCATCTGGAACAGCGGAAGTCCCTTCTTCTGGGTACGCCACATCAACATTTGCACCACCAGAGATATAACGGTAAGCAGCTTCTTCCAACGTCACACCAATTGGGAATTCTCCATCCGCTACACCTTTAAAGACCATACTTGAGCCGCCCAAAACTTTACCATCTAAATTAGCAACAAAATCTTTAACATAATTCCAGCCGTCTGCTCCATCATCTTTATTCGCAAATAACATCGTTACAAGCTGTGTATACGATGAACCTGATTTCGCAGGGTCAGCATATGCAATTTTCCCTTTCCATTTTGGATCAAGTAAATCATTCCATGATTTCGGAACTTCATCTTCCTCAACCATGTCTTTGTTGTACATGATGACCATTGGTAAAGCAGAAAAACCGGTCCAAGATCCATCCCCACTCTTATAAATATCAGCAATTTCGGCATCATTGGATACTTTATATGCCTCAAAATTGTCTATAAAAGCAGCTAATGACTCTGCTCCACCACCCCAAAAAACATCACCTAAAGGATTTCCAGACTCAGCTTTCACTCGA
Proteins encoded:
- a CDS encoding ABC transporter substrate-binding protein — encoded protein: MKKLIFFMLVGLLALVIAACGQEDGKTATEDKSETTTETKTETKKSTKVTVYSPHQAEIINPIVKEFQDRTKIEVELVTGGTGELLNRVKAESGNPLGDVFWGGGAESLAAFIDNFEAYKVSNDAEIADIYKSGDGSWTGFSALPMVIMYNKDMVEEDEVPKSWNDLLDPKWKGKIAYADPAKSGSSYTQLVTMLFANKDDGADGWNYVKDFVANLDGKVLGGSSMVFKGVADGEFPIGVTLEEAAYRYISGGANVDVAYPEEGTSAVPDGMALIKGAKNEENAQQFLDFLASKDVQEIIVKEFNRRSILDDVAAPEGLIPSKDIPLVDYDFSWAADNQADVMKKFQDIIIGK